In Colius striatus isolate bColStr4 chromosome 17, bColStr4.1.hap1, whole genome shotgun sequence, the following proteins share a genomic window:
- the SLC7A4 gene encoding cationic amino acid transporter 4, whose amino-acid sequence MARWLPRSADLARLCQKLNRVKTLEDNMMETSFNRCLSTIDLTLLGIGGMVGSGLYVLTGTVAKEIAGPAVIVSFIIAGFASLLAALCYAEFGARVPKTGSAYMFTYVSVGEIWAFLIGWNVLLEYMIGGAAVARAWSGYLDSIFNHKIKNFTETHVGTWQVPFLAHYPDFLAAAILLVATAFISFGAKVSSWLNHIFSAVSMGVILFILIMGFILAQPKNWSAQEGGFAPYGLSGIMAGTATCFYAFVGFDVIAASSEEARNPQRAVPRAIAFSLGLATGAYILVSVVLTLMVPWHTLDPDSALADAFYRRGYSWAGFLVAAGSICAMNTVLLSNLFSLPRIVYAMAEDGLFFQVFSRVHPRTQVPVVGIVVFGLLMALLALVFDLEALVQFLSIGTLLAYTFVAASIIVLRFQQQKVDVPVPAAAAQPSPEPQEGPSAGELKEYESFSDKLQLVDRDKSKEHREPGQLKAAFEPYLEFLSDFYPGEVVMVAVVTLMVSAICLCSILVFGTTHLHLPTWSYSLLLVLFSLGFLLSLFLIWAHEQQHNTQTFQIPLVPLSPALSIVLNVYLMLKLSYMTWLRFAIWLLLGLLVYFGYGIWHSKENVRERGPQRLSARYVVFPSGSLQERLQAVQPPPQPTRDTADCQR is encoded by the exons ATGGCGAGGTGGCTGCCGCGCTCCGCCGACCTCGCTCGCCTCTGCCAGAAACTTAACCGGGTGAAGACCTTGGAGGACAACATGATGGAGACGTCCTTCAACAGATGCCTTTCCACCATTGACTTGACGCTGCTGGGCATTGGGGGCATGGTGGGCTCCGGGCTGTATGTCCTCACGGGCACCGTGGCCAAGGAGATCGCCGGCCCCGCCGTCATCGTCTCCTTCATCATCGCCGGCTTCGCCTCGCTCCTGGCTGCTCTCTGCTACGCCGAGTTTGGAGCCCGGGTACCCAAGACGGGCTCTGCCTACATGTTCACCTACGTGTCCGTGGGTGAGATCTGGGCCTTCCTCATCGGCTGGAACGTGCTGCTGGAGTACATGATTGGGGGAGCGGCGGTGGCCAGGGCCTGGAGCGGCTACCTGGACTCCATCTTCAACCACAAGATAAAGAACTTCACTGAGACCCACGTGGGCACCTGGCAGGTGCCGTTCCTGGCCCACTACCCCGACTTTCTGGCGGCCGCCATCCTGCTGGTGGCCACCGCCTTCATCTCCTTCGGGGCCAAAGTGTCCTCCTGGCTCAACCACATCTTCTCGGCCGTCAGCATGGGCGTCATCCTCTTCATTCTCATCATGGGCTTTATCCTCGCTCAGCCCAAGAACTGGAGCGCCCAGGAGGGCGGCTTCGCCCCGTACGGGCTGTCGGGCATCATGGCTGGCACAGCCACCTGCTTCTACGCCTTCGTGGGCTTCGATGTCATTGCAGCCTCCAGCGAAGAGGCCAGGAACCCACAGAGGGCCGTGCCCAGGGCCATCGCTTTCTCCTTGGGGCTGGCCACCGGGGCCTACATCCTGGTGTCGGTGGTGCTGACGCTGATGGTGCCCTGGCACACGCTGGACCCCGACTCTGCCTTGGCAGACGCGTTTTACAGGAGGGGCTACTCCTGGGCAGGGTTCCTGGTTGCCGCCGGCTCCATCTGTG CAATGAACACGGTCCTGTTGAGCAACCTCTTCTCCCTGCCGCGCATCGTCTATGCCATGGCTGAGGACGGGCTCTTCTTTCAGGTCTTCTCCCGAGTGCATCCCCGCACGCAGGTGCCCGTGGTTGGCATCGTGGTTTTTGGGCTGCTCATGGCCCTGCTGGCCCTTGTCTTTGACCTGGAGGCCCTGGTGCAGTTCCTGTCCATTGGCACACTGCTGGCCTACACCTTTGTGGCCGCCAGCATCATCGTCCTGCGCTTCCAGCAGCAGAAGGTGGATGTCCCCGTGCCGGCAGCcgcggcccagcccagccctgagccccaggAGGGTCCGTCTGCCGGCGAGCTGAAGGAGTACGAGTCCTTCTCTGACAAGCTCCAGCTGGTGGACAGGGACAAGAGCAAAGAGCACCGTgagccagggcagctgaaggCGGCTTTTGAGCCCTACCTGGAGTTCCTCAGCGACTTCTACCCAGGAGAAGTGGTCATGGTGGCCGTGGTGACCCTGATGGTGTCTGCCATCTGCCTCTGCTCCATCTTGGTGTTTGGCACTACCCACCTCCACCTGCCCACCTGGAGCTACTCCCTGCTGCTGGTCCTCTTCAGCCTGGGCTTCCTGCTCAGCCTCTTCCTCATCTGGGCACACGAGCAGCAGCACAACACACAGACCTTCCAG ATCCCCCTGGTGcccctctctccagcactgagTATCGTCCTCAATGTCTATCTGATGCTGAAGCTCAGCTACATGACGTGGCTCCGCTTTGCCATCTGGCTGCTCTTGG GTCTGCTCGTCTACTTCGGCTACGGCATCTGGCACAGCAAGGAGAACGTGCGGGAGCGCGGCCCGCAGCGCCTCAGCGCTCGCTACGTGGTGTTCCCCAGCGGCAGCCtgcaggagaggctgcaggcCGTGCAGCCCCCGCCGCAGCCCACCCGCGACACGGCCGACTGCCAGAGATGA